Proteins encoded together in one Planctopirus ephydatiae window:
- a CDS encoding REP-associated tyrosine transposase has product MSDYRRNYHGRTFFFTVVTEGRRPILTTDAGRHHLRQAIRTVRRKHPFEIVAIVLLPDHLHTVWTLPRADVDYSRRWRLIKMYFTRAWLQIGNADVMPSHRRQSRGEQAVWQRRFYEHTCRDEEDLKRCVDYVHANPLKHGLVDRVTDWPWSSFHRFARAGEYPLEWGRMSSWDDDEFSDFE; this is encoded by the coding sequence ATGAGCGATTACCGCAGAAACTACCACGGCCGCACGTTCTTTTTCACGGTCGTGACAGAAGGCCGTCGTCCGATCTTGACCACAGACGCTGGCCGTCACCATTTGCGTCAGGCGATTCGCACTGTTCGCAGAAAGCATCCCTTTGAGATTGTTGCGATTGTGCTGCTTCCCGATCACTTGCACACCGTGTGGACATTACCTCGCGCCGATGTTGACTATTCACGCCGCTGGAGGCTGATCAAAATGTACTTCACGAGGGCGTGGCTTCAAATAGGAAACGCCGATGTCATGCCCAGCCACCGCCGCCAGTCGAGAGGCGAGCAAGCAGTCTGGCAACGACGTTTTTACGAACATACCTGCCGCGACGAGGAGGATTTGAAGCGTTGCGTGGATTACGTCCATGCCAATCCGCTTAAGCACGGCTTGGTGGACCGAGTTACCGATTGGCCTTGGAGTTCATTTCATCGGTTCGCGCGAGCTGGTGAATATCCCTTGGAGTGGGGCCGCATGAGTTCATGGGACGACGACGAATTCAGTGATTTTGAGTGA